A genomic segment from Chitinophagaceae bacterium encodes:
- a CDS encoding DNA phosphorothioation system sulfurtransferase DndC — DIYRKAYKLNLDMKDQNKKHEKELELLKKSCEDNPNNFELIQELLTLQKNKSLLNRKRGLKEDIMRRLEYSI; from the coding sequence CGACATCTATCGTAAAGCCTATAAACTAAATTTGGATATGAAAGACCAAAACAAAAAACACGAAAAGGAATTAGAACTACTCAAAAAATCCTGTGAAGACAATCCAAACAATTTTGAATTGATTCAAGAGTTATTAACGCTTCAAAAAAATAAATCTCTGTTAAATAGAAAAAGAGGTTTGAAAGAGGATATAATGAGACGTTTAGAATATTCAATTTAA
- a CDS encoding HNH endonuclease: MHCFTHLKRDAKNGGAPHKPILLLSVIRLFEKEFFTNNQIQILPELVASFKSIWSKLVVTNHHPIFAMPFYHMSSEPFWKLTVNVGCEKWIESKSSMRSLQNLTTAVNFALIENELAELLLKPESRDILKISVLDKYFSETKVNFNINGNDDLLNVSLLNESSVEYKRKIIELKNQVDENVFQEEVFIRSGMFKREIPKIYNNTCAISGLRIDAITNVSMVDACHIVPFSEGYDDTLTNGIALCPNLHRAYDRGLISISDNYEVILNKNFIENHSVYNLSQFAGTTIMLPDNSKFHPAKENLYQHRMRFNF, translated from the coding sequence ATTCATTGTTTTACGCATTTAAAACGAGATGCGAAGAATGGTGGAGCTCCACACAAACCTATTTTATTATTAAGTGTAATCCGTTTATTTGAAAAAGAATTTTTCACTAACAATCAAATTCAAATTTTACCAGAATTAGTCGCTTCTTTCAAATCCATTTGGTCAAAGTTGGTAGTCACCAATCATCATCCAATTTTCGCAATGCCATTTTATCATATGAGTTCCGAGCCTTTTTGGAAATTGACTGTAAATGTAGGTTGTGAGAAGTGGATTGAGTCTAAAAGCTCAATGCGAAGTTTACAAAATTTAACTACTGCCGTAAATTTTGCTTTAATTGAAAACGAACTTGCCGAATTGCTATTAAAACCGGAAAGTCGAGATATTTTGAAAATTTCAGTTTTGGACAAATATTTTTCTGAAACAAAAGTCAATTTTAATATTAACGGGAATGATGATTTACTAAATGTTTCTCTCCTAAATGAAAGTTCAGTGGAGTACAAACGTAAAATTATTGAACTCAAAAATCAGGTAGACGAAAATGTTTTTCAAGAAGAAGTATTTATTCGTAGTGGAATGTTTAAAAGAGAGATTCCAAAAATCTACAACAATACTTGTGCAATTTCAGGCTTACGAATTGATGCAATCACTAATGTTTCTATGGTAGATGCATGTCATATTGTTCCATTCTCAGAAGGGTACGATGATACATTAACTAATGGAATTGCTCTTTGTCCAAATTTACACAGAGCTTATGACAGAGGTTTAATTTCTATTTCTGATAATTACGAAGTAATCTTAAATAAAAACTTTATAGAAAACCATTCTGTGTATAATCTATCCCAATTTGCTGGGACTACAATTATGCTTCCAGATAATTCTAAATTCCATCCTGCAAAAGAAAATCTATATCAACATAGAATGCGTTTTAACTTCTGA
- a CDS encoding serine dehydrogenasease translates to MKPAVDKLIHNLLNDRLVLLETHFNADFFVYYGPIVDGYENSFLSIIEDLAKDDNKKDKIYVILTTSGGSAVAVERYVNILRHHYNEVNFIVPDYAYSAGTIFCMSGDNILMDYFSVLGPIDPQVQNKEGKWVAALGYLDKVNELIEKAQKNELTQAEFLILKDMDLAELRGYEQAKNLTIELLKKWLVKYKFKNWNTHLTTPDLKGKPVTLEEKEQRAREIADKLSDSNLWKSHGRPINIEILESDIFRLKIDDYSNEDYRPLIRNYYDLFSDYVIKNRLQIFIHTRKFI, encoded by the coding sequence ATGAAGCCAGCAGTTGATAAGTTAATACATAATTTGCTAAATGACAGGTTAGTTTTACTCGAGACTCATTTTAATGCAGATTTTTTTGTTTATTACGGACCAATAGTCGATGGTTATGAAAATAGTTTTTTAAGTATTATAGAAGATTTAGCAAAAGATGATAACAAAAAAGATAAAATTTATGTTATTCTGACTACTTCGGGAGGTAGCGCTGTAGCAGTTGAAAGATATGTAAATATTTTGAGACATCATTACAATGAAGTAAACTTTATAGTTCCAGATTATGCCTATAGTGCAGGCACAATTTTTTGTATGAGTGGTGATAATATCCTTATGGACTATTTTTCTGTTTTAGGTCCTATTGACCCACAAGTTCAAAATAAAGAAGGAAAATGGGTTGCTGCCTTAGGTTACTTAGATAAAGTTAATGAGTTGATAGAAAAAGCTCAAAAAAATGAGTTAACCCAAGCTGAGTTCTTAATTCTTAAAGATATGGACTTAGCTGAGTTAAGAGGATATGAACAAGCTAAAAATCTCACAATAGAATTACTTAAAAAATGGTTGGTTAAGTATAAATTCAAAAATTGGAACACTCATTTAACAACACCAGATTTAAAAGGAAAGCCAGTAACATTAGAAGAGAAAGAACAAAGAGCTAGAGAGATTGCTGACAAATTAAGTGATAGTAATTTATGGAAATCTCACGGTAGGCCAATTAATATTGAAATATTAGAGAGCGATATTTTTCGTTTAAAAATTGATGACTATAGTAATGAAGATTATAGACCATTAATCAGAAATTATTATGACTTATTTTCAGACTATGTTATAAAAAATAGACTGCAAATTTTTATTCACACTCGTAAATTTATATAG